Proteins encoded by one window of Lepeophtheirus salmonis chromosome 3, UVic_Lsal_1.4, whole genome shotgun sequence:
- the Parg gene encoding poly(ADP-ribose) glycohydrolase codes for MEDLEEYDASQDLFSETWRGLSLKSIHRMEKVPGNQSTSSPKSDRWDEYHVRMPFSKECLQPVNTNSIDGLKELKSKWVLIEEALAKPITCGSELEEVIFHYNLSGRWNFDGLIAFLEDNDHLSEIETQYFLDNVLVGIKKLCLQLPKVLNFPLVLLRRQDNASVTLSQTQVSSLLANAFFCTFPRRNATSKKSEYHNFPDINFSRLYEPFSGPQHPHKLKCIFNYFRRRISTNASDGLITFSRRALSHDLFPNWRTSTKPLPRLHISSDGNIENDGHGLFQVDFANAMIGGGVLGFGCVQEEIRFLICPELIISRLFVERLEDNECLVISGFERYSDYRGYASTFEFLGNYEDQTLFDITNNHRKSVLVAIDALKFKDSHKQFTEKNILREINKAYVGFYYDEKASSKSPGIATGNWGCGAFGGDPHLKALIQLMAAGEAGQRDLAYFTFGDESLRDSIYNTYQNLIRLNVTIGSLYSQILKYCSFTNNSETDLLEYLNESFNILN; via the exons ATGGAGGATTTAGAAGAGTACGACGCGAGCCAGGATCTCTTCTCCGAAACATGGAGAGGTTTATCTCTAAAAAGTATACATAGAATGGAAAAAGTCCCTGGAAACCAAAGTACTTCATCTCCGAAATCGGATCGATGGGACGAATATCATGTTCGAATGCCTTTTTCAAAAGAATGTCTTCAACCCGTTAATACAAATTCTATAGACGGGCTTAAAGAGCTCAAATCCAA aTGGGTACTGATAGAAGAAGCCTTAGCGAAACCTATAACTTGTGGCTCTGAATTAGAGGaagttatatttcattataatctTTCTGGTCGATGGAATTTTGATGGCTTAATAGCGTTTCTTGAAGACAATGATCACTTATCTGAAATAGAAACGCAGTATTTCCTCGACAATGTCCTTgttggaataaaaaaactatgtttacaGCTACCGAAAGTTCTAAATTTCCCATTGGTTCTCTTGAGAAGGCAAGATAATGCATCTGTTACACTTTCTCAGACACAAGTGTCATCCTTACTTGCCAATGCCTTCTTTTGTACGTTTCCTCGCCGAAATGCGACGAGTAAAAAATCTGAATACCATAATTTTCCGGATATAAATTTCAGTCGACTCTATGAGCCTTTTTCTGGTCCACAACACCCACATAAgttaaagtgtatttttaattatttccgaAGAAGAATATCCACGAATGCTTCAGATGGTTTAATCACTTTTTCTCGACGTGCTCTCAGTCATGATCTTTTCCCGAATTGGAGGACTTCTACTAAACCATTACCTCGTCTTCATATTAGTTCGGATGGGAATATTGAAAATGATGGACATGGCCTTTTTCAG GTTGATTTTGCCAATGCAATGATTGGGGGAGGTGTTCTTGGTTTTGGCTGTGTTCAAGAAGAAATCCGCTTTTTAATTTGTCCAGAGTTGATCATATCACGACTCTTTGTCGAAAGATTAGAAGATAACGAATGTCTGGTGATATCAGGATTTGAACGTTATAGCGATTATCGTGGATATGCTTCAACTTTTGAGTTTCTGGGAAATTATGAAGATCAAACGTTATTTGATATCACAAATAATCACAGGAAATCCGTTTTGGTTGCTATAGATGCCCTCAAATTCAAAGACTCCCATAAACAATTcaccgaaaaaaatattttaagggagATTAACAAAGCATATGTTGGATTCTATTACGATGA GAAAGCAAGCTCAAAATCCCCTGGAATAGCTACTGGAAATTGGGGATGTGGAGCATTTGGAGGAGATCCTCACTTAAAGGCATTAATTCAGCTTATGGCAGCTGGGGAAGCAGGACAAAGAGATCTTGCATACTTTACTTTTGGGGATGAAAGTCTTAGAGACTCcatttataatacatatcaAAATCTTATTCGTCTCAATGTGACCATTGGATCTTTGtatagtcaaattttaaaatactgcTCTTTCACAAATAATAGTGAAAcagatttattagaatatttgaacgaatcatttaatatactaaattaa